A DNA window from Campylobacter lari contains the following coding sequences:
- the fliS gene encoding flagellar export chaperone FliS — translation MLNSAVYNAYSQNQTGVESQEKLIEMLYSGILRFASRIKIAIQNGNIEERVYYVKRASAIFIELLNCLDYEKGGEIAHYLSGLYTRELQLLSLANIENSEARVDEVINVVKGLLEAWREVHQK, via the coding sequence ATGCTAAATAGTGCAGTATATAATGCGTATTCACAAAATCAAACTGGTGTAGAATCCCAAGAAAAACTTATAGAGATGTTATATAGCGGGATTTTACGCTTTGCAAGTAGGATAAAAATAGCTATTCAAAATGGAAATATAGAAGAAAGAGTGTATTATGTAAAAAGAGCTAGTGCTATTTTTATAGAATTGTTAAATTGCCTTGATTATGAAAAAGGCGGAGAAATAGCACACTACTTAAGTGGCCTATACACTAGAGAATTACAACTTCTTTCTTTGGCAAATATAGAAAATAGTGAAGCAAGAGTAGATGAAGTTATCAATGTAGTCAAAGGCTTGTTAGAGGCTTGGAGAGAAGTTCATCAAAAATGA
- the era gene encoding GTPase Era, with amino-acid sequence MKSGFISIVGRTNAGKSSILNSLLEEKVAMVSHKQNATRRKINAIIMHENHQLIFIDTPGLHASSKAMNQLMIDLAIKSIVDCDVILFVASIYDDIKDYENFLSLNPKVPHIVLINKVDLVKKEVLLKKLSEYSQFNSHFSAIIPYSAKQKFYKKILLDEMIKYLPEHPYYFDPEFITTTNEKDIYRDFILEAIYENLSDEIPYSTEVKIEKIKELEQIYYINAIIITDSNSHKGMILGKDGATIKRIGKEARMKIEKLAQKKVMLKLFVQLEKNWHKNEQNLKKILYDE; translated from the coding sequence GTGAAAAGTGGCTTTATAAGCATAGTGGGTAGAACTAATGCGGGAAAAAGTTCTATCCTTAATTCTTTATTAGAAGAAAAAGTGGCTATGGTTTCTCATAAGCAAAATGCTACAAGAAGAAAGATTAATGCAATTATAATGCATGAGAATCATCAGCTTATTTTTATAGATACACCAGGCTTGCATGCAAGCTCTAAAGCTATGAATCAGCTTATGATTGATTTGGCGATTAAAAGCATTGTAGATTGTGATGTGATTTTATTTGTGGCTAGTATTTATGATGATATTAAAGATTATGAAAATTTTTTAAGTTTAAATCCTAAAGTGCCGCATATTGTATTAATCAATAAGGTTGATTTGGTAAAAAAAGAAGTCTTACTTAAAAAATTAAGCGAGTATTCTCAGTTTAACTCGCATTTTAGCGCTATTATCCCCTATTCTGCTAAGCAAAAATTTTATAAAAAAATTCTCTTAGATGAGATGATTAAGTATTTGCCTGAACATCCGTATTATTTTGATCCTGAGTTTATTACTACCACAAATGAAAAGGATATCTATAGAGATTTTATTTTAGAAGCTATATATGAAAATTTAAGTGATGAAATTCCTTATAGCACTGAAGTAAAAATAGAAAAAATCAAAGAGCTTGAGCAAATTTATTATATTAACGCTATCATCATTACAGATAGTAATTCTCATAAAGGAATGATACTAGGTAAAGATGGAGCTACAATTAAGCGTATAGGTAAAGAAGCTAGGATGAAAATAGAAAAATTAGCACAAAAAAAGGTAATGCTAAAATTGTTCGTTCAATTAGAAAAAAATTGGCATAAAAACGAGCAAAATCTCAAAAAAATCCTTTATGATGAGTAA
- the hslU gene encoding ATP-dependent protease ATPase subunit HslU produces MNLTPKEIVKFLDDYVIGQKNAKKIIAIALRNRYRRMQLSPELQDDIMPKNILMIGSTGVGKTEIARRLAKMMGLPFVKVEASKYTEVGFVGRDVESMVRDLANAALNLVKNEEKEKNKDKINEFIENKILEKLLPPLPKGVSEEKQEEYQNSLEKMRVKLKAGDLDDSTIEVEISQSVFDTNPNLPPEMGAMQDIVKVIGVGNKKVKKEMKVKDARIALAQEASEKILDMESIKGEALRRAENEGIIFIDEIDKVAVSSSNSNRQDPSKEGVQRDLLPIVEGSTIQTKFGPLKTDHILFIAAGAFHLSKPSDLIPELQGRFPLRVELDSLDEDALYAILTRPKNSLLTQYIELLKTENVELVFEDEAIREIAKIASKANEEMQDIGARRLHTVVEKLLEDISFEADEYAGKVYKIDDFKVQVKLGDIIENKDLARYIL; encoded by the coding sequence ATGAATTTAACTCCAAAAGAGATTGTGAAATTTTTAGATGATTATGTAATTGGACAAAAAAACGCCAAAAAAATTATAGCAATTGCTTTAAGAAATCGTTATAGAAGAATGCAGCTTAGCCCTGAACTTCAAGATGATATCATGCCAAAAAATATTTTAATGATAGGATCAACTGGGGTTGGTAAAACAGAGATTGCAAGACGCCTTGCTAAGATGATGGGACTTCCTTTTGTAAAAGTTGAAGCAAGTAAATATACTGAAGTTGGTTTTGTTGGGCGTGATGTAGAAAGCATGGTTAGAGATTTAGCTAATGCTGCTTTAAATTTAGTAAAAAACGAAGAAAAAGAAAAAAATAAAGACAAAATTAATGAATTTATAGAAAATAAAATTTTAGAAAAACTTTTACCACCTTTACCAAAGGGTGTTAGTGAAGAAAAACAAGAAGAGTATCAAAATTCTTTAGAAAAAATGCGCGTGAAATTAAAAGCTGGTGATTTAGATGATAGCACAATAGAAGTTGAAATTTCACAAAGCGTGTTTGATACTAATCCAAATTTACCACCTGAAATGGGTGCTATGCAAGATATAGTAAAAGTTATTGGCGTGGGTAATAAAAAAGTTAAAAAAGAAATGAAAGTAAAAGATGCAAGAATAGCTTTAGCTCAAGAAGCAAGTGAAAAAATTCTTGATATGGAAAGTATTAAAGGCGAGGCTTTAAGAAGAGCTGAAAATGAAGGGATTATTTTTATCGATGAGATAGATAAAGTAGCAGTTTCAAGCTCAAATTCAAACCGCCAAGATCCAAGTAAAGAAGGGGTACAAAGAGATTTGCTTCCTATAGTTGAAGGTAGTACTATACAAACTAAATTCGGACCTTTAAAAACTGATCATATTTTATTTATCGCAGCAGGTGCTTTTCATTTAAGCAAGCCAAGTGATTTAATTCCTGAACTTCAAGGGCGTTTTCCTTTAAGGGTTGAGCTTGATTCGCTAGATGAGGATGCTTTATATGCTATTTTAACAAGACCTAAAAATTCATTACTAACACAATACATTGAGCTTTTAAAAACTGAAAATGTAGAGCTTGTTTTTGAAGATGAGGCTATTAGAGAAATAGCAAAAATAGCAAGCAAGGCTAACGAAGAAATGCAAGATATTGGCGCAAGACGCTTACACACGGTGGTGGAAAAACTTTTGGAAGATATTAGTTTTGAAGCAGATGAATATGCTGGAAAAGTTTATAAAATAGATGATTTTAAAGTGCAAGTTAAACTTGGAGATATCATAGAAAATAAAGATTTAGCTAGGTATATCTTGTGA
- the hslV gene encoding ATP-dependent protease subunit HslV yields MFHATTILAYKGKNKSVIGGDGQVSFGNTVLKNNAVKIRKLNNGKVLAGFAGSTADAFNLFDMFEKLLSSSKGDLLKAAIDFSKEWRKDKYLRKLEAMMLVLDRDHIFLLSGTGDVVEPEDGAIAAIGSGGNYALSAARALAKHSNLDEEELVKESLQIAGEICIYTNTNIKTYVIEDDK; encoded by the coding sequence ATGTTTCACGCAACTACAATTTTAGCTTATAAAGGTAAAAATAAATCTGTAATTGGTGGAGATGGGCAAGTAAGTTTTGGAAACACTGTTTTAAAAAACAATGCAGTTAAAATTAGAAAATTAAACAATGGAAAAGTATTAGCAGGTTTTGCAGGAAGCACTGCTGATGCTTTTAATCTTTTTGACATGTTTGAAAAACTACTTTCTAGTTCTAAGGGTGATTTGTTAAAAGCTGCAATAGATTTTTCAAAAGAATGGCGTAAGGATAAATACCTAAGAAAACTTGAAGCAATGATGTTGGTATTAGATAGAGATCATATATTTTTACTTTCAGGAACTGGAGATGTAGTTGAGCCTGAAGATGGTGCTATAGCTGCTATTGGTAGTGGGGGTAACTATGCACTTTCTGCTGCAAGAGCTTTAGCCAAACATTCAAATTTAGATGAAGAAGAATTAGTCAAAGAAAGCTTGCAAATAGCTGGTGAAATTTGCATTTATACAAATACAAATATTAAAACTTATGTAATTGAGGATGATAAATGA
- the rplI gene encoding 50S ribosomal protein L9 — protein sequence MKVLLIKDVKSLGKAGEVKEVKDGYGQNFLIAKGFAKAATHEVLKQYEAEQKKKAENLRFELANLEKLKEELSKITICIAKPVGANGSLFGGVTKDEIAHALKDQKGIELDKKSLECDTIKELGVHEISAKLGHAIHAVFKLEVKGE from the coding sequence ATGAAAGTATTATTAATTAAAGATGTAAAAAGCTTAGGAAAAGCAGGAGAAGTTAAAGAAGTAAAAGATGGATATGGACAAAATTTTTTAATTGCCAAAGGTTTTGCCAAAGCTGCTACACATGAAGTTTTAAAACAATATGAAGCAGAGCAAAAGAAAAAGGCTGAAAATTTAAGATTTGAACTTGCAAATTTGGAAAAATTAAAAGAGGAATTATCTAAAATCACTATTTGTATAGCTAAGCCTGTGGGAGCTAATGGAAGCTTGTTTGGTGGGGTTACTAAAGATGAAATCGCACATGCATTAAAAGATCAAAAAGGTATAGAGCTTGATAAAAAAAGCTTAGAATGTGATACCATAAAAGAGCTTGGTGTGCATGAAATTTCAGCAAAATTAGGCCATGCAATTCATGCTGTATTTAAGCTAGAAGTTAAAGGAGAATAA
- a CDS encoding argininosuccinate synthase, translating into MKKDIKKVVLAYSGGLDTSIILKWLQDEYKCEVVTFTADIGQGEELEPARKKALSLGVKEENIFIQDLKDEFVKDYVFPMFRANAIYEGEYLLGTSIARPLIAKALVEIANKTNADAISHGATGKGNDQVRFELGALALNPNLAIIAPWREWDLNSREKLLAYAQKHGIDIAKKLGKSPYSMDANLLHISYEGLVLEDPAAKPEADMWRWVKDLKETPNESEVIELEFSKGDLCAINGEKMSPAQLLAKLNGLGAKHGIGRLDIVENRYVGMKSRGCYETPGGSILLKAHRAIESITLDREAAHLKDELMPKYASLIYNGYWFSPERLMLQALIDESQKYVNGKVKLELYKGNVIVIGRESVNDSLFSEAYCTFEEDAVYDQKDAAGFIRLNALRFIIAGKNGRKF; encoded by the coding sequence ATGAAAAAAGATATTAAAAAAGTAGTTTTAGCATATTCTGGCGGACTTGATACAAGTATAATTTTAAAATGGCTACAAGATGAGTATAAATGTGAAGTAGTAACTTTCACAGCAGATATTGGACAAGGCGAAGAGCTTGAACCTGCTAGAAAAAAAGCGCTTTCTTTGGGTGTAAAAGAAGAAAATATTTTTATTCAAGATTTAAAAGATGAATTTGTAAAAGATTATGTGTTTCCTATGTTTAGAGCAAATGCTATTTATGAAGGAGAATATTTACTAGGTACAAGTATAGCAAGACCTTTGATAGCAAAAGCTTTAGTAGAAATAGCAAATAAAACTAATGCAGATGCTATTAGTCATGGAGCAACAGGTAAAGGAAATGATCAAGTGCGTTTTGAATTAGGTGCTTTGGCGCTAAATCCAAATTTAGCCATTATTGCTCCTTGGAGAGAATGGGATTTAAATAGCCGTGAAAAACTTTTAGCTTATGCGCAAAAACATGGTATTGATATAGCTAAAAAGCTAGGTAAGTCACCTTATTCTATGGATGCAAATTTATTGCATATTTCTTATGAGGGTTTAGTACTTGAAGATCCCGCTGCTAAACCTGAAGCGGATATGTGGCGTTGGGTGAAAGATTTAAAAGAAACTCCAAATGAAAGCGAAGTGATAGAGCTTGAGTTTAGTAAAGGCGATTTATGTGCTATTAATGGAGAAAAAATGTCTCCTGCACAGCTTTTAGCAAAACTTAATGGGCTTGGTGCAAAACATGGTATAGGTCGTCTTGATATTGTTGAAAATCGCTATGTGGGTATGAAAAGTAGAGGTTGTTATGAAACTCCGGGTGGAAGTATACTTTTAAAAGCACACCGTGCTATAGAAAGTATCACTCTTGATAGAGAAGCAGCACATTTAAAAGATGAATTAATGCCAAAATATGCAAGTTTAATTTATAATGGCTATTGGTTCTCGCCTGAAAGATTAATGCTTCAAGCCTTAATTGATGAGTCACAAAAATATGTAAATGGTAAAGTTAAACTTGAATTATATAAAGGTAATGTAATAGTAATAGGCAGAGAAAGTGTGAATGATAGCTTATTTAGCGAGGCTTATTGTACTTTTGAAGAAGATGCTGTGTATGATCAAAAAGATGCAGCAGGCTTTATAAGATTAAATGCTTTGAGATTTATCATCGCAGGTAAAAATGGAAGAAAATTTTAA
- a CDS encoding RNA-binding S4 domain-containing protein: protein MRIDKFLNVVNITKRRAISEDMCKSGVVSINNQVVKASKEVKIGDEISIKFIEYTNTYKVLDIPTTKSIPKAMQEKYVVKIQ from the coding sequence ATGAGAATAGATAAATTTTTAAATGTAGTTAATATTACTAAGCGTCGTGCTATTTCAGAAGATATGTGCAAAAGTGGTGTAGTAAGTATAAATAATCAAGTAGTTAAAGCTAGTAAAGAAGTAAAAATTGGCGATGAAATAAGCATTAAATTTATAGAATATACCAATACCTATAAAGTCTTAGATATACCAACAACCAAAAGCATACCAAAAGCTATGCAAGAAAAATATGTGGTAAAAATCCAATGA
- the tsaE gene encoding tRNA (adenosine(37)-N6)-threonylcarbamoyltransferase complex ATPase subunit type 1 TsaE, whose amino-acid sequence MKEMILSQNELYKLCEILPKNGVILLQGDLASGKTTLVQNYAQFLGVEKTLNSPTFSIMQEYDFQQGKMYHYDIYQEGFDGLLKNGLIENFFEEGLHLVEWGDEKLKKYLDKYQIFNIILQIIPYENKRKYIIHE is encoded by the coding sequence ATGAAAGAAATGATTTTAAGCCAAAATGAGCTTTATAAGCTTTGTGAAATTTTACCTAAAAATGGAGTTATTTTACTTCAAGGGGATTTAGCAAGCGGTAAAACTACTTTAGTACAAAATTATGCTCAATTTCTTGGAGTAGAAAAAACGCTTAATTCTCCTACATTTTCTATCATGCAAGAGTATGATTTTCAACAAGGTAAAATGTATCATTATGATATTTATCAAGAAGGTTTTGATGGGCTTTTAAAAAATGGCTTGATTGAAAATTTTTTTGAAGAGGGTTTGCATTTGGTAGAGTGGGGTGATGAAAAATTAAAAAAATATTTAGATAAATATCAAATTTTTAATATAATTTTACAAATCATTCCTTATGAAAATAAAAGAAAGTATATAATACATGAGTAA
- the lptB gene encoding LPS export ABC transporter ATP-binding protein has translation MSKLEARNLEKIIKKTKIIHDVSLEVQSGEVVGLLGPNGAGKTTSFYMICGLILPTSGQVFLDSQDITKEPLNKRAKLGIGYLPQESSVFKDLSVEENLLLAAQVIYKDKNLLEQKIEQMLELLSIEPIRHRKGMSLSGGERRRCEIARSLMCDPKFLLLDEPFAGVDPIAVSEIQSLINDLKAMNIGVLITDHNVRETLAICDRAYVIRSGRLLASGNANEIAHNEDVKKYYLGSEFRLE, from the coding sequence ATGAGTAAGCTAGAAGCTAGAAATTTAGAAAAAATCATTAAAAAAACTAAAATCATACACGATGTTTCGCTAGAAGTGCAAAGTGGAGAAGTTGTAGGACTTTTAGGGCCTAATGGAGCAGGAAAAACTACGAGTTTTTATATGATATGTGGACTTATTTTGCCAACAAGTGGACAGGTGTTTTTAGACTCACAAGATATCACAAAAGAACCACTTAATAAAAGAGCAAAGCTTGGCATTGGGTATTTACCTCAAGAAAGTAGTGTTTTTAAAGACTTAAGCGTAGAAGAAAATTTACTTTTAGCCGCCCAAGTAATATATAAGGATAAAAATTTATTAGAACAAAAGATAGAACAAATGCTAGAATTACTTAGCATAGAACCTATTAGACACAGAAAAGGCATGAGTTTAAGTGGGGGTGAAAGAAGGCGTTGTGAAATCGCAAGATCACTTATGTGTGATCCTAAATTTTTACTTTTAGATGAACCATTTGCTGGGGTTGATCCTATCGCAGTGAGTGAAATTCAAAGCTTGATTAATGATTTAAAAGCTATGAATATAGGTGTTTTAATCACTGATCATAATGTAAGAGAAACTTTAGCAATTTGCGATAGAGCTTATGTGATTAGAAGCGGAAGGTTGCTAGCTAGTGGTAATGCTAATGAAATTGCGCATAATGAAGATGTTAAAAAATATTATCTTGGAAGTGAGTTTAGACTTGAATAA
- a CDS encoding RNA polymerase factor sigma-54 produces the protein MLKQKTSITQKAKLSQTLRSWLPILQANIEDLKESLDEFAKENPFIEIKENSSITNNQNKYYQEYFSKNTTTQMIDAKSLEVKNVYELLSEQIIPPFFPTKKSQTIAEKIIECLNHEGYFEYDEEILGEFDPLEVEKIRQRFKYLEPIGVGAKDNQEAFIFALEHFDLDDELYEFCKMLILNLENAKDFIKDPLYKKAIAIIKKISIPPFLEYFEESMEIIPDIFIYQENGEIKIKINDDYYPEIAFEADGLDHEFLSAYLKDAKNLIDALAMRKATLYKLGLMIIEYQYDFFMGGDIKPMQLKDLAQDLERNASTISRAIANKYLSCDRGLIPLKSFFTTAVDDGETSNATIKDFLSNLIKKENPKKPLSDLKILELTQKEFPSVQLGRRTITKYRMQLGIGSSSERKKLYELM, from the coding sequence ATGCTTAAACAAAAAACCTCTATAACACAAAAAGCAAAACTATCACAAACCTTAAGATCTTGGCTTCCTATATTGCAAGCTAATATTGAAGATCTAAAAGAAAGTTTAGATGAATTTGCTAAAGAAAATCCTTTTATAGAGATCAAAGAAAACTCAAGCATTACAAACAATCAAAACAAGTATTATCAAGAGTATTTTAGTAAAAATACCACTACACAAATGATTGATGCAAAAAGCTTGGAAGTAAAAAATGTATATGAACTTTTAAGCGAGCAAATCATACCACCATTTTTTCCTACTAAAAAATCCCAAACCATTGCTGAAAAAATCATAGAATGTTTAAATCATGAAGGTTATTTTGAATATGATGAAGAAATTTTAGGTGAATTTGATCCTTTAGAAGTAGAAAAAATCAGACAAAGATTTAAGTATCTTGAGCCTATTGGAGTGGGCGCAAAAGACAATCAAGAAGCTTTTATTTTTGCATTAGAGCATTTTGACTTAGATGATGAGCTTTATGAGTTTTGCAAAATGTTAATTTTAAATTTAGAAAATGCAAAAGATTTTATCAAAGATCCTTTATATAAAAAGGCTATAGCTATAATTAAAAAAATCTCCATTCCACCTTTTTTGGAGTATTTTGAAGAGAGCATGGAAATCATTCCTGATATATTTATTTATCAAGAAAATGGTGAAATTAAAATTAAAATCAATGATGATTATTATCCTGAAATTGCTTTTGAAGCAGATGGTTTAGATCATGAGTTTTTAAGTGCTTATTTAAAAGATGCAAAAAATTTAATCGATGCACTAGCTATGCGTAAAGCTACCCTTTATAAACTAGGGCTTATGATTATAGAATATCAATATGATTTTTTCATGGGCGGAGATATTAAACCTATGCAACTTAAAGATTTAGCACAAGATCTTGAAAGAAATGCTTCTACTATTTCAAGGGCAATTGCAAACAAATACTTAAGTTGTGATAGAGGTTTAATACCTTTAAAATCTTTCTTTACCACCGCAGTTGATGATGGCGAAACTTCTAATGCTACAATCAAAGATTTTCTTAGTAATTTAATTAAAAAAGAAAATCCTAAAAAACCTTTGAGTGATTTGAAAATTCTTGAACTCACTCAAAAAGAATTCCCAAGTGTGCAACTAGGGCGTAGGACTATCACTAAATATCGTATGCAACTTGGTATAGGAAGCTCAAGTGAGCGTAAAAAATTATATGAATTGATGTAG
- a CDS encoding YggS family pyridoxal phosphate-dependent enzyme, which translates to MNLESIFEKTIKQNVRLVAASKYVQDEQIRELFKQGVIEFGENQVQALALKKEKLQDLEIKWHFIGNLQSNKINLLIKQNPLLWQSCNGLKIAKAVDKRLDYKLDTLLEINTANESSKSGIEQNKAIEEYLQIQEECKNLNLTGIMCIGSMDEEKVQESFEQTFKIYEILQKHGAKICSMGMSGDFELAIKCGSNMVRLGSILFK; encoded by the coding sequence ATGAATTTAGAAAGTATTTTTGAAAAAACCATAAAACAAAATGTGCGTTTAGTAGCAGCTAGCAAGTATGTTCAAGATGAACAAATTCGAGAGCTTTTTAAGCAAGGTGTTATAGAGTTTGGAGAAAATCAAGTCCAAGCTTTAGCTTTAAAAAAAGAAAAACTTCAAGATTTAGAAATCAAATGGCATTTTATAGGCAATCTTCAAAGTAACAAAATCAATCTTTTAATCAAACAAAACCCATTACTTTGGCAATCTTGCAATGGCTTAAAAATCGCCAAAGCCGTAGATAAAAGACTTGATTATAAATTAGATACTTTATTAGAAATCAATACTGCTAATGAAAGTTCTAAAAGTGGTATAGAGCAAAATAAGGCCATAGAAGAATATTTACAAATACAAGAAGAGTGTAAAAATTTAAACCTTACAGGCATTATGTGTATAGGCTCTATGGATGAGGAAAAAGTTCAAGAAAGCTTTGAGCAAACTTTTAAAATCTATGAAATTTTACAAAAACACGGGGCAAAAATTTGCTCCATGGGTATGAGTGGGGATTTTGAACTAGCTATAAAATGTGGTTCAAATATGGTGCGTTTGGGGAGTATTTTATTTAAATAA
- a CDS encoding UDP-N-acetylglucosamine--N-acetylmuramyl-(pentapeptide) pyrophosphoryl-undecaprenol N-acetylglucosamine transferase, producing the protein MIAITGGGTGGHLAIARCLLQSARKQGIECIYIGSENGQDRLWFENENGFYKKYFLSSQGVVNKKGLAKVQSFLHILKLARKTKQILKEHNIKAVFSVGGYSSAPGAFGALMANTPLLIHEQNSKIGSLNSLLKPFSKAFFTAFDDQINKANTFFCPYPISEIFSQKARVRKELKNIIFLGGSQGAKFINDLALENALYFKEKGINIIHQCGKNDYERCKKAYEDLNVKVELFDFDKNIMDKISKADLAISRSGASSLFELSANLLPCIFIPYPYAAKNHQYFNALYLKERNLCEILTQEEKHQFLNLVENFSLEEKSLALQGLKSENGADFMIEKAKQMGFI; encoded by the coding sequence ATGATAGCAATTACAGGTGGAGGCACGGGAGGGCATTTGGCTATAGCTAGATGTTTATTGCAAAGCGCAAGAAAACAAGGCATAGAATGTATTTACATAGGAAGTGAAAATGGCCAAGATAGACTTTGGTTTGAAAATGAAAATGGTTTTTATAAAAAATATTTTCTAAGCTCTCAAGGCGTTGTTAATAAAAAAGGCTTAGCTAAAGTTCAATCATTTTTACATATTTTAAAACTTGCAAGAAAAACAAAACAAATTTTAAAAGAACATAATATTAAAGCAGTTTTTAGTGTGGGTGGATATAGCAGTGCTCCAGGCGCTTTTGGTGCTTTAATGGCAAATACTCCACTTTTAATCCATGAACAAAATTCAAAAATAGGAAGTTTAAATTCACTTTTAAAGCCTTTTTCTAAAGCTTTTTTTACTGCTTTTGATGATCAAATTAACAAAGCAAATACTTTCTTTTGTCCTTATCCTATCAGCGAGATTTTTTCTCAAAAAGCAAGAGTGAGAAAAGAATTAAAAAATATTATTTTTCTTGGTGGCTCTCAAGGGGCTAAATTTATTAATGACCTTGCTTTAGAAAATGCTTTATACTTTAAAGAAAAAGGCATAAATATCATTCATCAATGTGGTAAGAATGATTATGAAAGATGTAAAAAAGCTTATGAGGATTTAAATGTCAAAGTAGAGCTTTTTGACTTTGATAAAAACATTATGGATAAAATTTCTAAAGCAGATTTAGCTATATCAAGATCAGGCGCAAGCAGTCTTTTTGAGCTTAGTGCAAATTTACTTCCTTGTATTTTTATTCCTTATCCATATGCGGCTAAAAATCATCAGTATTTTAATGCTTTGTATTTAAAAGAGCGTAATTTATGTGAAATTTTAACCCAAGAAGAAAAACATCAATTTTTAAATTTGGTAGAAAATTTCTCACTAGAAGAAAAATCTTTAGCCTTGCAAGGATTAAAAAGTGAAAATGGCGCAGATTTTATGATAGAAAAAGCAAAACAAATGGGGTTTATTTAA
- the cysE gene encoding serine O-acetyltransferase, translating into MSIFKLIKEDFSMPKQKDPAYRSWVELVFNYPGVWAVVNYRFAHFFYIKNYKRIARMISGISQFLTGVDLHPGATLGRRIFIDHAIGVVVGETAIIGNDVIIYQGVTLGGTSLDKNTKRHPTIEDGVIIGSGAKILGNITIGKNAKIGSNAVVLKDVGANLTAIGIPAYIKEFQISQKERIQKLEERIKFLEEKLNKEDK; encoded by the coding sequence ATGAGTATTTTTAAACTAATCAAAGAAGATTTTTCTATGCCAAAACAAAAAGATCCTGCATATAGATCTTGGGTGGAATTAGTTTTTAACTATCCTGGTGTTTGGGCTGTGGTAAATTATCGTTTTGCGCATTTTTTTTATATCAAAAATTATAAACGCATAGCAAGAATGATTAGTGGAATTTCTCAGTTTTTAACAGGGGTTGATTTGCATCCTGGAGCTACGCTAGGTAGAAGGATATTCATAGATCATGCAATAGGTGTGGTAGTAGGTGAAACAGCTATAATTGGTAATGATGTGATTATCTATCAAGGAGTAACCTTAGGTGGCACAAGTTTAGATAAAAATACCAAAAGACATCCTACTATAGAAGATGGTGTGATCATAGGCTCTGGGGCTAAAATTTTAGGTAATATTACCATAGGTAAAAATGCAAAAATAGGTTCAAATGCAGTTGTATTAAAAGATGTTGGGGCAAATTTAACAGCTATTGGTATACCTGCTTATATTAAAGAATTTCAAATAAGCCAAAAAGAGAGAATTCAAAAACTAGAGGAAAGAATTAAATTTTTAGAAGAAAAACTAAATAAAGAGGACAAATGA